The Cryptomeria japonica chromosome 6, Sugi_1.0, whole genome shotgun sequence genomic interval atgatttttttgatttacattgtcttaggtaatcttcatatgtaatggtggatctttattgttgttaggctagggttttgtggttgaattcatttagtctttcaatgttgttgtttccattttaaCCATAAACACTTGCAATATaatgagtgttttgaaaagtattcaacatcttcgGCTATCATCTTCGGAGGAATTACCAATTTCGGCATCTCACTACATCTCTCTAGACAACCATCAATCTTCATAATCCGAGAGCCATTAGGCATACCAGCACTGCCAAACCCTGAATCTAAAATAAAAAGATTATTATCAAAAGTCTTGATACCTTGGGATGGGGATTTTGAACCTAGCACAACATGAAAATCCATGTCGGGTGATGCCCATGAGACCTCTCCTCCAATACTAGACATCGCACCAAATGGTAAACTCAACCCCAAAGGGAGATAAATGAGGAATTCACACACCCCTGCTATTCACTGAACACCCACCCCTCTCGAGCACCATCAAAGGCCAAAACAGACCAAAGCCCCCCTCACCCCACAAGATATCCATGAAACAACAAGAAAACCCGAGCCCAGCCGTGCTCAACACAAACCCTCCACCCACAACACATCGCACAACCACCAACACCAACCACCCAAAAGACAGATCCTCCCCTTCCTTCAAGAAAACCCTATGCCCTTCCCCCGATGCACAGGGAAATAGAGACCGCCCACAAGCTAGGGCGTCGATGCCCTAGCTCAAACCCTACAACCACCCTTCGCACTCAACGCCATCTCCCATCAATCTTCAAATCAACCTTCGATCCATTTTCATTcacaaaattaaacaaaaagatattaaataattatttaaggaTAAGACCTTCAACATTATTATGCGATATTTAATGAGATTTCATTTATATTATGTggattgtaaaatatttgtaatttttttgcaCTCGAGTCCACACTTTATACGAAAGGATGATAAATATCCACTTTTTTCAGAAATCATGTGATTCAATGGTCAAactatttatgaaaaaaaaattattttcattcacaaaattaaacaaaaagataCTAAATAATTATTTAAGGATAAGACCTTCAAttcaactcaattttttttttattattatgagatatttaatgatattttatttatattatgtgGATTGTAAAACATTTGCAAATTTTTGCACTCTAGTCCCCACTTTATACAAGTTGATGATGAATATCCACTTTTGAGGGAAATCATGTGATTCAATGGCCAAACTATTTAGTAAAAACTTATTATTTTCATGtacaaaattaaacaaaaatataGTAAATAATTATTCAAGGATGAGAACTTCAATTGAgatcaattttatttttaattaaaaatcatttttttaaatgaaagtatAAATCTAATAAAAACTAATATGGATGATATAAACCTATCAATATGATAATATTTCAAATCATTATATAGATTTGATATAAACCTCATAAATATGGTATTTATCTTGggcaaataataataaatttaaaaaactgTATGATAAATGCTTTGATAATGAAGAGTTTTATTACTCAAATGTGAAGGAAAATAAAATGATTACAATTAAGAGTAAAAATGTGACACAAATATATAGGGATAGTTAAGCACTGACATAGATAAAAACATAACTTATGTTGGGGAAAAGGATAAAAGTTAAGATTGGAAGAAAAGAGTAAGTTGAGACAAAAGGATAAGAAGAATGCATGTAAATtataaaataaagatttatttttctatattttcattGATTAATTAAGGGAGTGAtatgagaaaagagaaaagagagaataaGAAAAAAATGATGGAAAACTAAAATAGTGTTGTACAAGGGGCAAGTAGACTAATTTAGATAAGAAGAAGATTTTTTATGCGAGGGAATATTAAAAGAGGAGAAAGAATAAGAAGATGAAAAAGTTGAGGTAGGCCTTAGTAGAAAGGTGAAAACTATCAAATAATTAGGGGGAGGAGGGGGACATAGTGTCACACACCTGTCTTAATGTCTAATCATAAATACACTAGTCGATATATTTAATTACATGGTTGAAAATACTATCAAGTTGTTAATATTTTTTAgttgatattaaaataaatttcaagtaatatttcTAATTATCATGTAAATGATTTGGATGTAAAAATTAACacatgatttatttattattttaaatgttaGATCTAATATGCTTTTGGAAAAGACTAACTATTCAAAATACTAGAACTACTTGTTTGGTCTCTACTCATGAATGTGACAAGAAAGAACTAACACCCATGTGGCCATAAAGAAAATCATTAGGGTAAGGGGGTTCACACGATTGAAAGAATCTAATCATACATGAACATATAAACCATTTTGTTGATTTGTGCATAATTGAGTGTTGACATTGAACCATTATCTAAGATCTTACTTGATCATATATAGTGATAGATCATTTGTGTTAGTTGCAATTTAGTATATTCATTATTCATATATTTTCTAGATTCACTAGTTTTCCCTACATCATTATTTAGTATTTTGGGATAAGAATACTTACATTTATTTTATAATGATTTATTTTACAatatgtattttataattaataaataaagttatcattattaaaaataaataataagttGAGTTAGCTAGTGGAGATCACTCAAGAGTGGAGTGGTAATTAAAAAAATAGTTAagggaaaaataggtgacaatagcCTTCTTAATCATTGGGAGGATTGTTCAAAATTTTAATTAGGGATACCAATAGACCACAAGGAAGCTTATGACTCGATAGTGAATATAGGAACTTAAAAAGTACACCATGTATTTATCATTCTCTCTCCTAAAAAATATTTAATCCAAGTTGTTGCATCCCTAATGTTTAGATGGTAATATTATAAAGAATGTGATATTTTATGTGCTCCATTTATTTTGTGGATTGTAAAACATTTATAAAATTTTGCACTTTGCTCCCCACTCTATACAAGTTGATGATGAATATCCACTTTTTTGGAAAATCGTGTGATTTAATGGCCAAacttttttaagaaaaaatattatttccatATAAAACATTTAACAAAAAGATAGTAAATAATTATTTAAGGATAAGACCTTCAATTGAAGTTAATtccatttttaataaaaaatcataaatttaATGAAAGTATAAATCCAACAAaactaaaatggatgaaataaACCTAGCAATATCCAATATTTAAAATCATTATTTAGACTTGGTAGAACTTCATAAATATGATATTTATCTTGGATAAAAAAATCACAATAAATTTATTGAAATGTATGATAAAGATTGTTGAAATTGAGAGTTACATTACTAAAAAGTGGAGGAAAATAAAATGATTACAATTAAgagtaatgtgtgtgtgtgtgtgtgtgtgtgagatgcccacacacacacacacacacatatgtatgtatgtatgtatgtgatagTTAAATAATCACTTGACatgtataaaaatataatttatgttGGAGAAAAGGATAACAAGCAAGgttgaaataaaatattaagtTGAGACAAAGGGATGGGAAGAATAActttaaattgtaaataataataaaattttaccATTATGAACAAGCCATTATAACATTAGTTCAAACAATAATTAACCCCAACACGAAGACATTATATATCATGAGGAAGAGACGATATGTCGTAAATTTTTTAATACATTATACATCAATTTACATTAATACATTATACATTAATACAATCGAACATTCCATACTCAATTTAAAAGGTAAATAATTTTAATACATTCTACTATCTTGTAattaggttaggtatgaaaataatattttcctCCATATATAAATTGATCATTGATTTCGGAAATAGATACAAATGATGGTTTGCATAAAGTAGTGAACAAAGTTAATATATTTAAGCAAAACTTTAATACATACATATAAGATATCAAGCATCATAAACGATGATATAATATAATCATCCAAACACTAGAACATGGAGAcatggattagagatttcttggtGTGAGAATTGAAAAGAGAGGACGCAGCTTGTGAGTTCCCGTGTTTATTATTGTGTCGTAGTCCTCCTCATGTCCTGTTGGCATTTTCAATTCAAAGTTTTGAACAATCCTCCCAATGACCAAGGAGGCTATTGTCACTGCTTGTGTCCATCCTGCACACAATCTATTCCCTGCTCCAAATACCATGGTCCTATAAATATCTTCTTCCACTGGAAACTCTAGTTGTCTCTCTGGTTTCCACTCCTCTGAATTTTTCCATTCGCCCTCATAATTATTTGCTCCCCATATATTAATTAATATCTAAATAATGAACAATAATAAGCAATTAGTAAATGTCCAAAATAATTAAACATATTTTCTTAAGTTCTTTTATTTAAACTGCAAAAGCTTTTATTTTACCTCCCATCCTGCTGGAACATGGTAGCCGTCAATCTCCACATCCTCATGGACGATACGTAGTGGCACTAGAGGCAAAGGAGAATGTCTGCGTACTGTCTCATAAAATATTCCCTTCAGATATGGCAATTTCCTCAAATCCTTTTCTTCTACTGCTTTATTTCCACATACTTGTTCTAGCTCTTTGTAAAGTCGTTCCTGTGGGTCTCATGGCAGGATTTCAGAAATTTTGCATTGAAATAGAatgattttattgataaaaatgGGAAAGCTTTTGCAGAAAAAGTACCTGAGCGTGAGGATGCTTGGCAAGGTTGAAGAAAGCCCAGACCATAGCAACATGACTTGTAGTAGTGCTTTCAATAACAGGCTCCCATATTGCTGTCTCCAGCTGCCTCTCACTCAGAATCTCACCTTCCTTGAGAAGCATGTCTAGATATCCTTTCGGTTCCTTCACCCATTAACACATTTTTTCATCAAAGACATAACTAGGCGACAACACAGTCAAAAGATGTTAAACTGACCATGCATATAAAAAGACAGGTTCCAAAAGAGTTATTTTACAAGAATATGTTAAACTGACCATGCATATAAAAAGACAGATTCCAAAAGAGTTATTTTTACAGGAATATGTTTTTAAAAGGACAAATGGATTTTAGCCATAGTATGGTACCTTTCCTGAAGATAGAAGGTCTCTCTCTTGGCAAATAAGAGCCCTCACAAGTGCTGATCTTCTCCTCGTCACATCATCTAACAATTTCCGTAGTTTTTTGTTGGGAAGCCATCTGTTTACAAGAGGAAGGAAGTCTCTCCAATTGATTTCCAGAGCAGCATTTCCAGGATCTCCAACTATAAGATTGTACATGTCTTGCAACGATACAACTTTACTGCCCaactcttcaacatgtaagggTTCCACAGTTCTGCCTATCACCTGTACTCCAAGCCAAATTATTTACTACTTGAATAACAATCTTTCTTCCGTTGAACTACTGAGGTCCTTTTGGCATAAAAATGTTACCAGTTGACCTAACAAACATTCTGTTACTTTTAATTATGAAAATTACAAATGTATTTGATGGATAAGCTCTTCCAAATTTCAATACAAAACTATAAATAATGTAAGTTAAAATGTTGCATGCATGGTGCTTCCACATTATAGATTACCGTACTACAGGAAGTTACCTGATTTAGAGCAAAAGGAAACAAGTGATCTAGAATTATCTTGCTCATGTTCACTGTATCATTGCAAGCTTTCTTCAACTCCAGATACACGGAATCTATTAGCCTCCGCACCATTTCCTCACGCATATATGCATTGTTTCTCTGTTTACACAAGTAAATGTACCATATGTTATGAAGAGTCAAAAGTCTTATCAAAGAAATAGTTAAGGTATTTGATAAGCAGATGGGTATAAAAAAATGTAGCTGAATAAAACGGCGATGAAACAAAAGATTGAAGAGAATACTTGAGGAGTTGTTCCGAGGAGGTGCGAGACCATGAGCTTCTTCATCAAGCGATGATCTCTTCCATAGTCTGACAAGGCCACCATTGTCTGATCCAAAGACAGCACTTTCAAGGCTGTGGTCAGATTTTTCGCTGTGATAGATGAATGATGCTCTGTCATGGCCTGCAACCCACATTTACATTCTCAAAAACCTTGATTTACATTTACATTCTCAACACACCTTTTTGATTGTAAAGATTTCTAAGATTTAAACTAGGCAGACTTACTTGTCTGGCAGCTTTGGCTGAATTCAATACAACAACAGCAGATGTAAGGCCAGTACGGACAGAATAGACAGGACCATAGAATTTAGCCCACTGGTAGAATGTTCTATGAGGCACCTTATCCTTGAACAGAACAAGGTCCCTCACAACCATCCATGCACCCACAGCTGCATGCATTCACAGTTTATTCAGATTATCACATTTTCAAATAAGGGAACAAAGACAAGAATACAAGAAATATGAAACTAACCTGGTgggtatttcttcttcttctttgatgaaCTAGATTTGATGGCAATGAATACTAAACCCACCACCATTACAACCTGAATGGCAGTCCATGTTACTGACAAATACTGGGACATATTGCTCAACA includes:
- the LOC131072119 gene encoding ent-kaurene oxidase, chloroplastic, which codes for MSQYLSVTWTAIQVVMVVGLVFIAIKSSSSKKKKKYPPAVGAWMVVRDLVLFKDKVPHRTFYQWAKFYGPVYSVRTGLTSAVVVLNSAKAARQAMTEHHSSITAKNLTTALKVLSLDQTMVALSDYGRDHRLMKKLMVSHLLGTTPQRNNAYMREEMVRRLIDSVYLELKKACNDTVNMSKIILDHLFPFALNQVIGRTVEPLHVEELGSKVVSLQDMYNLIVGDPGNAALEINWRDFLPLVNRWLPNKKLRKLLDDVTRRRSALVRALICQERDLLSSGKEPKGYLDMLLKEGEILSERQLETAIWEPVIESTTTSHVAMVWAFFNLAKHPHAQERLYKELEQVCGNKAVEEKDLRKLPYLKGIFYETVRRHSPLPLVPLRIVHEDVEIDGYHVPAGWEILINIWGANNYEGEWKNSEEWKPERQLEFPVEEDIYRTMVFGAGNRLCAGWTQAVTIASLVIGRIVQNFELKMPTGHEEDYDTIINTGTHKLRPLFSILTPRNL